A window of the Polaribacter batillariae genome harbors these coding sequences:
- a CDS encoding deoxynucleoside kinase has protein sequence MHVAIAGNIGAGKTTLTKLLAKHYKWKPHYESVDENPYLDDFYGEMERWSFNLQVYFLNSRFRQILELRESGNNIIQDRTIYEDAHIFAPNLHAMGLMTNRDYNNYSSLFELMENLVAPPDLLIYLRADISTLVGQIHKRGREYENSISIDYLSRLNERYEAWISTYKKGKLLVIDVDHLDFVDNQEDLGYIIDRIDSQINGLF, from the coding sequence AAACTTTTAGCCAAACACTACAAATGGAAACCGCATTACGAATCTGTAGATGAAAACCCATATTTAGACGATTTTTATGGAGAAATGGAACGCTGGTCGTTTAATTTGCAAGTCTATTTTTTAAACAGTCGTTTTCGTCAAATTTTAGAACTAAGAGAAAGCGGAAACAACATTATTCAAGATCGAACCATTTACGAAGACGCACATATTTTCGCACCCAATTTACATGCAATGGGTTTAATGACCAATAGAGACTATAACAATTACAGCTCTCTATTCGAGTTGATGGAAAACTTAGTTGCCCCACCAGATTTATTAATTTATTTACGTGCAGATATTTCTACACTAGTTGGGCAAATTCACAAACGCGGTAGAGAATACGAAAACTCCATTTCTATCGACTATTTAAGCAGATTAAACGAACGTTACGAAGCATGGATTTCTACCTACAAAAAAGGAAAATTACTAGTTATAGATGTAGATCATTTAGATTTTGTAGATAATCAAGAAGATTTAGGATACATTATAGACAGAATCGATTCTCAAATTAACGGATTGTTTTAA
- a CDS encoding cystathionine gamma-synthase, with the protein MKFNTKTIHGGQKPEATTGAVVSPIFQTSTFAQFNAGESQAYNYSRGANPTRTALEKSLASLENGTHGFAFSSGLAAIDCVLRTLKPGDEIIAGNDLYGGTYRLFTQLFEKYGLKFIYVNMNSKEALLNAISEKTTLVWLETPTNPLLKIVDIKAISKAVKGVNSAILIGIDNTFATPYLQQPLTLGADIVMHSATKYLGGHSDLVMGALVVKNDKLAEELHFNQFAAGAIAGPMDSFLALRGIKTLHIRMQRHCENAIKVAVFLKNHPKVGAVYFPGLEDHPNYKIAKKQMKSFGGVVSFSLKDESKAATFKFLENIKLFTLAESLGGVESMVNHSATMSHASMPKEERLKIGIADSLIRLSVGIEAIEDVLADLESALNL; encoded by the coding sequence TTTCAAACCTCTACATTTGCGCAATTTAATGCAGGAGAAAGTCAGGCATATAATTACTCAAGAGGTGCAAACCCAACAAGAACGGCGTTAGAAAAAAGTTTGGCTTCGTTAGAAAATGGAACACATGGTTTTGCATTTTCATCTGGTTTGGCTGCCATAGATTGTGTTTTAAGAACATTAAAACCTGGCGATGAAATTATAGCAGGAAATGATTTGTATGGAGGAACTTACAGGCTATTTACTCAATTATTCGAAAAATATGGCTTAAAATTCATATATGTAAATATGAATTCTAAAGAAGCTCTTTTAAATGCAATTTCAGAGAAAACAACATTGGTTTGGTTAGAAACGCCAACAAATCCGTTATTAAAAATAGTAGATATTAAGGCAATTTCTAAAGCGGTAAAAGGTGTAAATTCGGCTATTTTAATAGGAATAGATAATACGTTTGCAACCCCTTACCTACAGCAACCTTTAACATTAGGAGCAGATATTGTGATGCATTCTGCAACAAAATATTTAGGAGGTCATTCTGATTTAGTAATGGGTGCTTTGGTTGTAAAAAATGATAAATTAGCAGAAGAATTGCATTTTAACCAGTTTGCAGCTGGTGCAATTGCTGGTCCAATGGATTCTTTTTTAGCGTTAAGAGGCATTAAAACGTTGCACATTCGAATGCAGCGTCATTGCGAAAATGCGATTAAGGTGGCTGTTTTTTTAAAAAATCATCCTAAAGTTGGTGCTGTTTATTTTCCTGGTTTAGAGGACCACCCCAATTATAAAATTGCCAAAAAACAAATGAAGAGTTTTGGTGGAGTGGTTTCTTTTAGTTTAAAAGATGAAAGCAAAGCTGCTACTTTTAAATTTTTAGAAAATATAAAACTTTTTACGTTAGCAGAATCTTTAGGTGGTGTAGAAAGTATGGTAAATCATTCTGCAACGATGTCTCATGCTTCTATGCCTAAAGAAGAACGTTTAAAAATTGGAATTGCAGATTCTTTAATTCGTTTAAGTGTTGGAATTGAGGCTATTGAAGATGTATTAGCAGATTTAGAAAGTGCTTTGAATTTGTAA